One window of the Pseudomonas sihuiensis genome contains the following:
- a CDS encoding glutamine synthetase family protein codes for MFKPRDVKTLGDARRIVEERGLSHVKVGLFDNDGVMRGKYMSRSKFFSALEHGFAFCDVVLGWDVKDQLYDNAQYTGWHSGYPDAPVRILPHTCREIPFENGMLLFLAEFDQQAEAVCPRGTLRRVIQRCQDMGFEPYAALEYEFFMFDETPDSARAKGFRDLKPFTPDWFGYSMIRNSVHAELYHQILEMGEAMDFPIEGLHTETGPGVLEAAIAYDRAEAAADKGALFKTFMKVLAQRNGLMATFMAKWSGKYPGQSGHIHVSLRDRASDKSAFYDPDQAHNMSKLQRHFLAGQQRLMPEFLCMVAPTLNSYRRLIPGFWAPTDATWGVENRTAALRVIPGSDKSQRQEYRLGAADGNPFLALSVAIGSGLYGIMQQWEPTAPVSGNAYAVKHPEELALPRTLWDAAQRLKGSQAARELFGDAFVEHFAASREWEEREYRRHVSDWELDRYFEII; via the coding sequence ATGTTCAAACCACGGGATGTAAAGACCCTGGGCGATGCCCGGCGCATCGTCGAGGAGCGTGGCCTGAGCCACGTCAAGGTCGGTCTGTTCGACAACGATGGGGTGATGCGCGGCAAGTACATGAGCCGCAGCAAGTTCTTCTCCGCCCTTGAGCACGGCTTCGCCTTCTGCGATGTGGTGCTCGGCTGGGACGTCAAGGATCAGCTCTACGACAACGCCCAGTACACCGGCTGGCACAGTGGCTACCCGGACGCACCGGTGCGCATCCTGCCGCATACCTGCCGCGAGATTCCCTTCGAGAACGGCATGCTGCTGTTTCTCGCCGAGTTCGATCAGCAGGCCGAGGCGGTGTGCCCGCGCGGTACGTTGCGGCGGGTGATCCAGCGCTGCCAGGACATGGGGTTCGAGCCCTATGCCGCGCTGGAGTACGAATTCTTCATGTTCGATGAAACCCCGGACTCGGCACGGGCCAAGGGTTTTCGCGATCTAAAGCCATTCACGCCGGACTGGTTCGGCTACTCGATGATCCGCAACTCGGTGCATGCCGAGCTCTATCACCAGATTCTCGAAATGGGTGAGGCGATGGACTTCCCCATCGAGGGTCTGCACACCGAGACCGGGCCGGGCGTGCTCGAGGCGGCCATCGCCTATGACCGCGCCGAGGCGGCGGCGGACAAGGGCGCGCTGTTCAAGACCTTCATGAAGGTACTGGCCCAGCGCAACGGGCTGATGGCTACGTTCATGGCCAAGTGGTCGGGCAAGTACCCGGGGCAGAGCGGGCACATCCATGTTTCGCTGCGCGACCGTGCAAGCGACAAGTCGGCCTTCTACGACCCCGATCAGGCGCACAACATGAGCAAGCTGCAGCGGCATTTTCTCGCGGGGCAGCAGCGTCTGATGCCGGAATTCCTGTGCATGGTGGCGCCGACCCTGAACAGCTATCGGCGCCTGATCCCCGGTTTCTGGGCACCCACCGACGCCACCTGGGGTGTGGAGAACCGCACCGCGGCGCTGCGGGTGATCCCCGGCAGCGACAAGTCGCAGCGCCAGGAGTACCGCCTCGGCGCTGCCGACGGCAATCCCTTTCTGGCCTTGTCGGTGGCCATCGGCTCGGGCCTGTACGGAATCATGCAGCAGTGGGAGCCGACCGCGCCGGTCAGCGGCAACGCCTATGCGGTCAAGCACCCCGAGGAGCTGGCGTTGCCGCGCACGCTGTGGGACGCTGCGCAGCGCCTGAAGGGCTCGCAGGCCGCCCGCGAGCTGTTCGGCGATGCCTTCGTCGAGCACTTCGCCGCCAGCCGCGAATGGGAAGAGCGTGAGTACCGTCGCCATGTCAGCGATTGGGAGCTGGATCGCTACTTCGAAATCATCTGA
- a CDS encoding aldehyde dehydrogenase family protein: MSKLQCISPIDGSVYVERHLASNPEVLVALAKAELAQQAWKQTPLRERIAIGRRAIEAFAAREAQLAEELCWMMGRPIRYAAGEIRGFVERASHMADIAEGSLADIRLPEKAGFTRFIRREPLGLALIIAPWNYPYLTAVNAVMPALLAGNVVLLKHSAQTPLCAERMVEAFAEAGLPEGVFQYLHLSHGETEALIRSPSIDHVAFTGSVPGGAMVERAAAGRFISVGLELGGKDPAYVRADADLQHAVETAIDGAFFNSGQSCCGIERIYVHESLYEEFVERAVALVRQYKLGRSDDPETTLGPLVRAEAADFVRAQIAEAIEQGAKAHIDPGEFPLDAPGTPYLAPQVLTNVTHEMRVMTEESFGPVVGIQKVASDEEALALMNDSEFGLTAAIFSRDADAAMALADRVEAGTVFLNRCDYLDPGLAWTGVKHSGRGCTLSRVGYEQLTRPKSFHFKTQL, from the coding sequence ATGAGCAAGCTGCAATGCATTTCCCCCATCGACGGCTCGGTCTACGTCGAGCGTCATCTGGCGTCCAATCCCGAGGTGCTGGTAGCGCTGGCCAAGGCCGAGCTGGCGCAACAGGCCTGGAAGCAGACGCCGCTGCGCGAGCGTATCGCTATCGGCCGGCGCGCCATCGAAGCCTTCGCTGCGCGTGAGGCGCAACTGGCCGAAGAGCTGTGCTGGATGATGGGCCGGCCAATCCGTTACGCCGCTGGCGAGATACGTGGCTTCGTCGAGCGTGCCAGCCATATGGCGGATATCGCCGAGGGCTCGCTGGCCGACATCCGCCTGCCGGAAAAGGCCGGCTTCACCCGTTTCATTCGCCGTGAGCCATTGGGCCTGGCGTTGATCATCGCGCCCTGGAACTACCCCTACCTGACCGCCGTCAACGCGGTGATGCCTGCGCTGTTGGCGGGCAATGTGGTGTTGCTCAAGCACTCGGCGCAGACGCCGCTGTGCGCCGAACGCATGGTCGAAGCCTTCGCCGAAGCTGGCCTGCCCGAAGGCGTATTCCAGTACCTGCACCTGAGCCACGGCGAGACCGAAGCCTTGATTCGCTCACCCAGTATCGACCACGTTGCCTTCACCGGTTCGGTGCCCGGCGGAGCCATGGTCGAGCGTGCTGCTGCCGGGCGCTTCATCAGTGTAGGGTTGGAACTGGGTGGCAAGGACCCGGCCTACGTCCGCGCCGACGCCGATCTGCAGCACGCGGTGGAAACTGCCATCGACGGCGCCTTTTTCAACTCCGGGCAGTCCTGCTGCGGGATCGAGCGCATCTACGTGCATGAGTCGCTGTACGAGGAATTCGTAGAGCGTGCCGTGGCGCTGGTGCGCCAGTACAAGCTGGGGCGTTCGGACGATCCTGAGACCACCCTGGGCCCGCTGGTGCGTGCCGAGGCTGCCGATTTCGTCCGCGCGCAAATTGCCGAAGCGATCGAGCAGGGCGCCAAGGCGCATATCGATCCGGGCGAGTTTCCATTGGATGCGCCAGGCACCCCCTACCTGGCACCACAGGTGCTGACCAACGTCACCCATGAAATGCGCGTGATGACCGAGGAATCCTTCGGCCCGGTGGTGGGCATTCAGAAGGTCGCCAGCGACGAGGAAGCGCTGGCGCTGATGAACGACAGCGAGTTCGGCCTGACCGCAGCCATCTTCAGTCGCGACGCCGACGCTGCCATGGCTTTGGCTGATCGGGTCGAGGCCGGCACGGTGTTTCTCAACCGCTGCGACTACCTCGACCCTGGTCTGGCCTGGACCGGGGTTAAGCACTCCGGGCGCGGCTGCACCCTGTCGCGGGTCGGCTACGAGCAACTGACCCGGCCAAAATCCTTCCACTTCAAGACTCAGCTGTGA
- a CDS encoding iron-containing alcohol dehydrogenase: MDLNQYRMNWNYPTSMRVGVGRIAELAEACRLLGMHAPLLCTDPGLAALPMIDAALRQCRDAGLKAGLFSAIKGNPTGANVMDGVAAFKAGGHDGVIAFGGGSALDAGKAIALMVGQDRPLWDFEDIGDNASRVNVAGMAPVVAVPTTAGTGSEVGRASVITDDTAHIKRIIFHARMLPALVILDPELTVGLPAKITAATGMDALSHSLEAFCSPLFHPMAEGIALEGMRLVQQYLPRAVSQGTDVEARLQMLVASSMGATAFQRGLGAMHALAHPLGALYDAHHGLLNAVLMPYVLVANRAAIEPQMEKMARYLALPGGGFDAVLEWVLALRSEVGIAHSLGEIGIDDARIEQVGRMAEVDPSAGTNPIAFSAAQYSALFEKALRGAL; this comes from the coding sequence ATGGACCTGAATCAGTACCGCATGAACTGGAACTACCCGACCTCGATGCGTGTGGGCGTTGGCCGCATTGCCGAGCTGGCCGAGGCCTGCCGCCTGCTCGGCATGCACGCGCCACTGTTGTGTACCGACCCAGGCCTGGCGGCGTTGCCGATGATCGACGCGGCGCTGCGCCAGTGCCGCGACGCCGGGCTGAAGGCAGGGCTGTTCTCGGCGATCAAGGGCAACCCTACCGGCGCCAACGTGATGGACGGTGTGGCCGCGTTCAAGGCCGGCGGTCACGATGGGGTGATCGCCTTCGGCGGCGGCTCGGCGCTGGATGCCGGCAAGGCCATCGCCCTGATGGTAGGCCAGGATCGGCCGCTGTGGGATTTCGAGGACATCGGCGACAACGCCAGTCGCGTCAACGTCGCCGGCATGGCGCCGGTGGTGGCGGTGCCGACCACCGCCGGCACCGGCTCGGAAGTTGGCCGCGCCTCGGTGATCACCGACGATACGGCGCATATCAAACGCATTATCTTCCATGCGCGTATGCTGCCTGCTCTGGTGATCCTCGACCCCGAGCTGACCGTCGGACTGCCGGCCAAGATCACCGCCGCCACCGGCATGGACGCCCTGTCGCACAGCCTGGAGGCGTTCTGCTCGCCGCTGTTTCATCCCATGGCCGAGGGTATCGCCCTGGAAGGCATGCGCCTGGTGCAGCAGTACCTGCCGCGTGCGGTCAGTCAGGGCACGGATGTCGAGGCACGCCTGCAGATGCTGGTGGCCTCTAGCATGGGCGCTACCGCCTTCCAGCGTGGCCTCGGTGCGATGCACGCGCTGGCCCATCCGCTGGGGGCGCTGTACGACGCCCATCACGGCCTGCTCAACGCGGTGCTGATGCCTTACGTGTTGGTGGCCAATCGCGCTGCCATTGAGCCGCAGATGGAGAAGATGGCGCGCTACCTGGCGCTGCCGGGCGGCGGCTTCGATGCGGTGCTGGAGTGGGTGCTGGCGCTACGCAGCGAGGTGGGCATCGCCCACAGCCTGGGCGAAATCGGCATCGACGATGCACGCATCGAGCAGGTCGGCCGCATGGCCGAAGTCGATCCCTCGGCGGGCACCAACCCCATCGCCTTCAGCGCCGCGCAGTACAGCGCGTTGTTCGAGAAAGCGCTGCGCGGGGCCTTGTAG
- a CDS encoding DUF6152 family protein — translation MLKKLLLLTTTLGLLLTAALAQAHHGWSSYDADQLLTLEVPLQTVNYRNPHADVSIEHDGRTWQVILAPISRLQARGLPESDLTAGKTVTIVGYPRKDGTAEIRAERIIVDGRTIELR, via the coding sequence ATGCTGAAGAAACTGCTGCTCCTCACCACCACACTTGGCCTGCTGCTGACCGCTGCCCTCGCCCAGGCTCACCATGGCTGGAGCTCCTACGACGCCGATCAGCTCCTGACCCTGGAAGTGCCGCTACAGACCGTCAACTACCGCAACCCGCACGCTGACGTGAGCATCGAGCACGACGGGCGCACCTGGCAGGTGATCCTCGCCCCGATCAGCCGCCTGCAGGCGCGTGGCCTGCCGGAATCCGACCTGACGGCGGGCAAGACCGTGACCATAGTCGGCTACCCGCGCAAGGACGGCACCGCGGAGATCCGCGCCGAACGCATCATCGTCGACGGGCGCACCATCGAACTGCGCTAG
- a CDS encoding Hsp70 family protein, with amino-acid sequence MSFSTPARACGIDFGTSNSTVGWLRPGQDSLLTLEDGKITLPSVIFFNTEERRPVYGRLALHEYLEGYEGRLMRSLKSLLGSKLLKSETTVLGSALPFKDLLGFFIGELKKRAEAQAGRAFEEVVLGRPVFFVDDDPVADLEAQNTLVAVAHKLGFKEVSFQYEPIAAAFDYESNLEREELVLIVDIGGGTSDFSLVRLAPERHHLAERQDDILATGGVHIGGTDFDKQLSLAGVMPLFGYGSRMKSDAFMPTSYHLNLATWHTINALYAQKTQLALQNMRYDIVDATGIDRLFGLIEQRAGHWLAMQVEESKIALSEQDARPIDLSRVEPGLVAELTRPLFENAIEPLLERIRASLTQLLADAGVSADQVDTLFFTGGSSGVPALRQSVAAMLPNARSVEGNTFGSIGSGLAIEAKKRYG; translated from the coding sequence ATGTCCTTTTCCACTCCTGCCCGCGCCTGCGGCATCGACTTCGGCACCTCCAATTCCACCGTCGGCTGGCTGCGCCCCGGCCAGGACAGTTTGCTGACACTGGAGGACGGCAAGATCACCCTGCCATCGGTGATTTTCTTCAACACCGAGGAACGCCGCCCGGTCTACGGCCGCCTGGCCCTGCACGAGTATCTGGAGGGCTACGAGGGGCGCCTGATGCGCTCACTCAAGAGCCTGCTGGGCTCTAAGCTGCTCAAAAGCGAAACCACGGTGCTGGGCAGCGCCCTGCCATTCAAGGACCTGCTTGGCTTCTTCATCGGCGAGCTGAAGAAGCGCGCCGAGGCCCAGGCCGGGCGTGCCTTCGAGGAAGTGGTGCTGGGCCGCCCGGTGTTCTTCGTCGACGACGACCCGGTCGCCGACCTGGAGGCGCAGAACACCCTGGTGGCCGTGGCGCACAAGCTCGGGTTCAAGGAGGTGTCGTTCCAGTACGAGCCCATCGCCGCGGCCTTCGACTACGAGTCGAACCTGGAGCGCGAGGAGCTGGTGCTGATCGTCGATATCGGCGGCGGCACCTCAGACTTCTCTCTGGTGCGTCTGGCCCCTGAGCGCCACCATTTGGCCGAGCGCCAGGACGACATCCTCGCCACGGGCGGCGTGCATATCGGCGGGACCGACTTCGACAAGCAGCTGTCGCTGGCCGGCGTGATGCCGCTGTTCGGCTACGGCAGCCGGATGAAGAGCGACGCCTTCATGCCCACCAGCTATCACCTCAACCTGGCGACCTGGCACACCATCAACGCGCTGTATGCGCAGAAAACCCAGCTGGCCCTGCAGAACATGCGCTACGACATTGTCGACGCCACCGGCATCGACCGCCTGTTCGGCCTGATCGAACAGCGCGCCGGGCATTGGCTGGCGATGCAGGTGGAAGAGAGCAAGATCGCCCTGAGCGAACAGGACGCGCGGCCCATCGATCTGTCGCGCGTCGAGCCGGGCCTGGTCGCCGAGCTGACCCGGCCGCTGTTCGAGAACGCCATCGAGCCGCTGCTCGAGCGCATCCGCGCCAGCCTCACACAATTGCTCGCCGATGCCGGAGTCAGCGCCGATCAGGTCGACACACTGTTCTTCACCGGCGGCTCCAGTGGCGTGCCGGCGCTGCGTCAGAGCGTGGCCGCCATGCTGCCCAACGCGCGCAGTGTAGAAGGCAATACCTTTGGCAGCATCGGCAGTGGTCTGGCCATCGAAGCAAAGAAGCGCTACGGCTGA
- a CDS encoding lysylphosphatidylglycerol synthase transmembrane domain-containing protein: MSVVEAKPKLKRSDLIWTLIGLSAVVLSGFLLYRELGNISLDQIKGSLEAISHMNWLLAAAATLGAYWALAWYDRIAVAHLGKQIPWRFITLCSFTTYALAHNIGASVFSGAVVRYRAYRSKGLTPQEIGILIVFCSFTFALGTLLASGCVLIAQPDLIHRVANITPLVSVVIGSVLLSLVGLYVLGSWRQFKPWTLGKLHVEYPRLPIVGRQLLAGPLELLCAAAIIYFALPADNHPGYLIVLGVFLASFSLALLSHAPGGLGVLEVTFLAALPEIPAADVLAALIVFRVFYLLLPFALSLLVVLGFEWSQWKSKQQSGNLPS, translated from the coding sequence GTGTCTGTCGTAGAAGCCAAACCCAAACTGAAGCGCAGCGACCTGATCTGGACGCTGATCGGGCTCAGTGCCGTGGTGCTGTCTGGCTTCCTGCTCTACCGCGAGTTGGGCAACATTTCCCTCGACCAGATCAAGGGCAGCCTCGAGGCGATCTCCCACATGAACTGGCTGCTCGCCGCCGCCGCCACCCTCGGTGCCTACTGGGCACTGGCCTGGTACGACCGCATCGCCGTCGCCCACCTCGGCAAGCAGATTCCCTGGCGTTTCATCACCCTGTGCTCCTTCACCACCTATGCCCTGGCCCACAATATCGGTGCCTCGGTGTTCTCCGGTGCCGTGGTGCGCTATCGCGCCTATCGCAGCAAGGGCCTGACGCCTCAGGAAATCGGCATCCTCATCGTCTTCTGCTCCTTCACCTTCGCCCTTGGCACCCTGCTGGCCAGCGGCTGCGTATTGATCGCCCAACCCGACCTGATCCACCGGGTCGCCAACATCACGCCGCTGGTCTCGGTGGTCATCGGCAGTGTGCTGCTGAGCCTGGTCGGCCTCTACGTGCTGGGCTCCTGGCGCCAGTTCAAGCCTTGGACCCTGGGCAAGCTGCACGTGGAATATCCGCGCCTGCCCATCGTCGGTCGGCAGTTGCTAGCTGGCCCGCTGGAATTGCTCTGTGCGGCGGCGATCATCTATTTCGCCCTGCCAGCCGACAATCACCCCGGCTATCTGATCGTGCTCGGCGTATTCCTCGCCTCCTTTTCGCTGGCGCTGCTGTCCCACGCACCAGGTGGCCTGGGTGTGCTGGAAGTGACCTTCCTGGCGGCCCTGCCAGAAATTCCCGCCGCCGACGTGCTGGCCGCGCTGATCGTGTTTCGCGTGTTCTACCTGCTGCTGCCCTTCGCCCTGTCGCTACTGGTAGTGCTGGGCTTCGAGTGGAGCCAGTGGAAGAGCAAGCAGCAGAGCGGCAACCTGCCGTCCTGA
- a CDS encoding YqaA family protein: protein MLSLSAYPALFLSAFGAATLLPLQSEAVLVALLLAGQHPLWALLLVATLGNVLGSWVNWLLGRSIEHHRERRWFPVNPARLQQAQAWYARYGRWSLLLSWMPVIGDPLTLVAGVMRERLWIFLLIVTLAKAGRYAVLAALTLAWI, encoded by the coding sequence ATGCTGAGTCTGTCCGCCTATCCGGCACTGTTTCTTTCTGCCTTCGGCGCGGCGACGCTGCTGCCGCTGCAGTCCGAAGCCGTGCTGGTCGCCCTCCTGCTGGCCGGCCAGCATCCGCTCTGGGCCTTGCTGCTGGTAGCTACCCTGGGCAATGTGCTGGGCTCCTGGGTCAACTGGCTGCTGGGCCGCTCCATCGAGCACCATCGCGAGCGCCGCTGGTTCCCGGTCAACCCGGCCCGCTTGCAGCAGGCGCAGGCCTGGTACGCCCGTTACGGGCGCTGGTCATTGCTACTGAGCTGGATGCCGGTGATCGGCGACCCATTGACGCTGGTCGCTGGTGTGATGCGCGAACGCCTGTGGATATTCCTGCTCATCGTCACCCTGGCCAAAGCCGGCCGCTACGCGGTGCTGGCAGCGCTGACCCTGGCCTGGATATGA
- a CDS encoding VC0807 family protein, with translation MTATTDSRTPTHKPRPLIDLAISILIPSFILMKLSGEHRLGADGALILALAFPLGWGAFELIKYRKFNFIALLGLISVALTGGIGLLKLDTQWLAVKEALIPGLIGIAVLVSTRTRYPLIRTLLFNKTVLNIDKIHDRLEQGGHVEHFETRLMRATYWLSGTFFFSSFMNYVLAKWIVVSPAGTEAFNDELGRMTLLSYPMIAIPSMIMLMAIFYYLWKTIHGLTGLSLEEIMANSGQESQS, from the coding sequence ATGACCGCCACTACTGACAGCCGTACCCCGACGCACAAGCCCCGCCCGCTGATCGACCTGGCCATCAGCATCCTGATTCCCTCGTTCATCCTGATGAAGCTCAGCGGCGAGCACCGCCTCGGCGCCGATGGCGCACTGATCCTGGCCCTGGCGTTCCCGCTGGGCTGGGGCGCGTTCGAGCTGATCAAATATCGCAAATTCAACTTCATCGCCCTGCTCGGCCTGATCAGCGTAGCGCTGACCGGCGGTATCGGCCTGCTCAAGCTCGACACTCAGTGGCTGGCAGTCAAGGAAGCACTGATTCCCGGCCTGATCGGCATTGCCGTGCTGGTCTCCACCCGCACCCGCTACCCGCTGATCCGCACCCTGCTGTTCAACAAGACGGTGCTCAATATCGACAAGATCCATGATCGCCTGGAGCAAGGCGGCCACGTCGAGCACTTCGAGACGCGCCTGATGCGCGCGACCTACTGGCTCAGCGGCACCTTCTTCTTCTCCTCGTTCATGAACTACGTGCTGGCCAAGTGGATCGTGGTCAGCCCGGCCGGCACCGAGGCCTTCAATGATGAACTGGGGCGCATGACCCTGCTCAGCTACCCGATGATCGCCATTCCCTCGATGATCATGCTGATGGCCATCTTCTACTACCTATGGAAGACCATTCACGGCCTGACCGGCCTGAGCCTGGAAGAGATCATGGCCAACAGCGGCCAGGAATCGCAGTCCTGA
- a CDS encoding substrate-binding domain-containing protein has translation MPRIIPFICLLLAAVFLTPVPAWARDCIGMVPAGTSAFWSELEAGARRTADDLQLELYTRGPTQEGSVEVQLQLIDRVLAQGCKALIIAPAGDAIDTRIAALRDEGIPTVYVDRGVAGDGAYALVATDNFLAGQLAGQQLAERLGQGGRVGVLRLRPGLQSTEERERGFLLAAQASGLQVVFDTYLGDDRQRIAEALSEQLPRLDGLFSPNGTSSRATLAALRQLGKAGTVGFVGFDGGELLFDAVRQGQIHALLLQQPQAMGDHAVRLVHRALSGERAISRLQLLLEPRVLTARELADMTAPQQPW, from the coding sequence ATGCCAAGAATCATCCCTTTCATTTGCCTGTTGCTGGCTGCTGTTTTCCTGACGCCTGTGCCGGCCTGGGCGCGGGACTGCATCGGTATGGTGCCGGCCGGCACATCGGCGTTCTGGAGCGAGCTGGAAGCCGGCGCGAGACGCACCGCTGACGATCTGCAATTGGAACTCTATACGCGCGGCCCGACCCAGGAGGGCAGCGTCGAGGTGCAATTGCAGCTGATAGATCGTGTGCTTGCACAGGGCTGCAAGGCGCTGATCATCGCCCCGGCTGGCGATGCCATCGATACCCGGATAGCGGCCTTGCGTGACGAAGGTATTCCCACCGTCTATGTCGACCGCGGCGTTGCGGGAGATGGCGCTTATGCGCTGGTGGCGACCGACAACTTCCTCGCAGGTCAGTTGGCCGGGCAACAACTGGCCGAGCGTCTCGGGCAGGGTGGCAGGGTCGGGGTGTTGCGTTTGCGTCCCGGGCTGCAATCGACCGAGGAGCGTGAGCGCGGCTTTCTGCTGGCGGCACAGGCGTCAGGGTTGCAGGTGGTATTCGATACCTACCTGGGTGATGACCGCCAGCGCATCGCCGAGGCCCTGAGCGAGCAGTTGCCCAGGCTCGACGGCCTGTTCAGCCCCAATGGCACCAGCAGCCGGGCGACACTGGCGGCTCTGCGCCAGTTGGGCAAGGCCGGTACGGTGGGCTTCGTCGGCTTCGACGGAGGCGAACTGCTGTTCGATGCCGTGAGACAAGGACAGATTCACGCCCTGTTGCTTCAGCAGCCGCAGGCCATGGGTGATCATGCGGTGCGCCTGGTGCATCGGGCCCTGAGTGGCGAACGCGCCATTTCACGCCTGCAACTGTTGCTCGAGCCACGGGTACTGACCGCCAGGGAATTGGCCGATATGACCGCGCCGCAACAGCCTTGGTGA
- a CDS encoding substrate-binding periplasmic protein, translated as MNLKYLLAALLFCSFCVHVTAAELRLYTEDYRPFSYLENGKPSGMAVAVVEELIRRTGEQARIELVPWTRGYHQVRHQADTALFSTVRTAQREAEFQWVGPIARGYTRFYTHKDAGLRVTSLDDVRQLGTLAVPKQWYSYELLREQELDNLYGVPTPQDMLRMFRHGRVKLLLANNLTLDGMLAEQGMHAGQLQAQFDLMPNDSYIAFSLQTDAARVARWQQALQQMRHDGSLERIYRHWFPTADERTLVDLLRLE; from the coding sequence ATGAACCTGAAGTACCTGCTCGCAGCTCTGTTGTTCTGCAGTTTTTGCGTCCACGTGACGGCTGCCGAGTTGCGGCTGTATACCGAAGACTATCGACCGTTCAGCTATCTCGAGAATGGCAAGCCGAGTGGCATGGCTGTGGCGGTGGTCGAAGAGTTGATCCGCCGTACCGGTGAGCAGGCGCGCATTGAACTGGTGCCCTGGACACGCGGCTACCACCAGGTTCGTCATCAGGCCGACACCGCGTTGTTTTCTACCGTGCGCACGGCGCAGCGCGAAGCCGAGTTTCAGTGGGTCGGGCCGATCGCGCGAGGCTATACGCGCTTCTACACGCACAAGGATGCCGGGCTGCGAGTCACCAGCCTGGACGACGTGCGCCAGCTCGGCACCCTTGCGGTGCCCAAGCAGTGGTACAGCTACGAACTGCTGCGTGAGCAGGAGCTGGATAACCTGTATGGCGTGCCGACGCCTCAGGACATGCTGCGCATGTTTCGCCATGGCCGGGTCAAGCTGCTGCTGGCCAACAACCTGACCCTCGACGGCATGCTTGCCGAACAGGGCATGCATGCCGGGCAGCTGCAGGCGCAGTTCGACCTGATGCCCAATGACTCCTATATCGCCTTTTCCCTGCAGACGGATGCCGCTCGTGTCGCGCGATGGCAGCAGGCGCTGCAGCAGATGCGTCATGACGGTAGCCTGGAGCGGATCTATCGACACTGGTTTCCGACGGCCGATGAGCGGACGTTGGTCGATTTGCTGCGCCTCGAGTGA
- a CDS encoding substrate-binding periplasmic protein → MAKCINRWLCILLLVLCAPAAAQLRLLTEDAPPMSFLREGEPSGFSVEVVRALLARTGDNGQIELMPWTRALHLAQQEEDVALFSTVRTAERENRFQWVGPIVVGTTSFYSLKSRDLVIDTLEQAAASGPLALPKQWYTFETLSARGFTNLYGVPSSKQMVTMLKHGRVNLIATEDLTLAGELAAVDLKPQDVTAHVPFMRSAYYIAFSPQTSVVRVVRWQRALQQMHEDGSLAAILGRWLPHAPMPPIAP, encoded by the coding sequence ATGGCCAAGTGTATTAATCGATGGCTGTGTATCCTGCTGCTGGTGCTGTGCGCTCCAGCGGCGGCACAGCTGCGTCTGCTCACCGAGGATGCGCCGCCGATGAGCTTCTTGCGCGAGGGCGAGCCCAGCGGTTTCTCCGTCGAGGTGGTCAGAGCGTTGCTGGCGCGCACCGGCGACAACGGTCAGATCGAACTGATGCCCTGGACGCGAGCATTGCATCTGGCTCAACAGGAGGAAGATGTCGCGCTGTTTTCCACCGTGCGTACTGCCGAGCGCGAGAACAGATTTCAGTGGGTCGGGCCCATCGTGGTCGGCACCACCAGCTTCTATTCGCTCAAGTCGCGCGACCTGGTCATCGACACCTTGGAGCAGGCCGCGGCCAGCGGGCCACTGGCGCTACCCAAGCAGTGGTACACCTTCGAGACCCTCAGCGCGAGGGGCTTTACCAACCTCTACGGCGTGCCCAGTTCGAAACAGATGGTGACCATGCTCAAGCATGGCCGAGTCAACCTGATTGCTACCGAAGACCTGACCCTGGCTGGCGAGCTGGCTGCTGTCGATCTCAAACCGCAGGACGTCACCGCGCACGTGCCGTTCATGCGCTCGGCCTATTACATCGCTTTCTCCCCGCAGACTTCGGTGGTGCGTGTGGTGCGCTGGCAGCGCGCCTTGCAGCAGATGCATGAGGACGGCAGCCTCGCGGCGATCCTCGGGCGTTGGCTGCCGCATGCGCCGATGCCGCCCATCGCTCCGTAG